From one Maniola jurtina chromosome 5, ilManJurt1.1, whole genome shotgun sequence genomic stretch:
- the LOC123865630 gene encoding transmembrane protease serine 9-like, producing the protein MFRSYIIYSFIFFNFIFLINGQNETEKFKREYKVGVSDIASSLVTLLGADEENTRIQELKQKLDKIDSYVIDKDKYTDFLLNVTMKTDLNETNFFNALNESDQFHFLMESEPKNVYLKLKERMNRDDIMKILSESGRRSPLSRSARKMMNSMSGNQEIDDDLVTNVVDKMIAQVPKDDHKFNYRKEDNKYWDPQKELEDLQEFHRHDGRRIFKGERTTIRYYPFMVSVHVMGRFWCGGVIYWHDLVLTSAACLQLLHNNRFFRENPSVLSVRVGSNHSRIGGDLVEALEVYFHPSYNPRTLRNNIAVVRLRRHLYFNYHRIPKIIDISHNSYGLAPTSEVLVLGWGVTKMSQKLPYQPVFLNRKLLPVYPNVFCKEVYGEKFISSKMFCAGTFTTGEGACDHDAGGPAVLAGKLVGIISFGPAVCGYPNAPTVFTLVGAYADWIETINETMPDYYRGKKRTTTVDPFQYFPELKIKKKRQTYLPVTETESLEVDTTTSTTTTEIRTDPTIVTTTLPTLRQKKRLKMADDSDVDGFSIDLK; encoded by the exons ATGTTCCGATCATACATTATTTAcagtttcatatttttcaattttatatttttgataaatggGCAGAACGAAACAGAAAAATTTAAACGTGAATACAAAGTAGGGGTCAGTGATATAGCATCATCATTAGTGACACTTCTTGGGGCAGATGAAGAAAATACCAGAATACAAGAATTGAAACAAAAACTTGATAAAATAGATAGCTATGTCATAGACAAAGATAAGTACACTGATTTTTTACTAAATGTAACGATGAAAACAGATTTGAACGAAACAAATTTTTTCAATGCCTTAAACGAGTCCGATCAGTTTCATTTTTTAATGGAATCTGAACCTAAAAACGTGTACTTAAAGTTAAAAGAAAGAATGAACAGGGATGacattatgaaaattttatcaGAAAGTGGTAGAAGAAGCCCATTGTCAAGATCTGCCAGAAAAATGATGAACAGCATGTCTGGTAACCAAGAAATAGATGACGACTTGGTAACTAACGTTGTGGACAAAATGATTGCGCAAGTTCCTAAAGACGACCATAAATTCAATTATAGGAAAGAAGATAATAAGTACTggg accCCCAAAAAGAACTTGAAGATCTACAAGAATTTCATAGGCATGATGGGCGAAGGATATTCAAAGGAGAAAGGACAACGATCCGATACTATCCTTTTATGGTTTCCGTTCACGTAATGGGCAGATTTTGGTGCGGAGGAGTTATTTATTGGCATGATCTGGTTCTTACTTCGGCAGCTTGCTTACAACT GCTGCATAACAACCGATTCTTCCGTGAAAATCCTAGTGTATTGAGTGTAAGAGTTGGTAGTAATCACAGCAGGATTGGAGGAGACCTGGTAGAAGCACTTGAG GTGTATTTTCATCCTAGCTACAATCCACGCACTCTTCGTAACAACATAGCAGTGGTGCGTCTTCGTCGGCatctatattttaattatcACCGGATTCCAAAAATTATCGACATATCACACAATAGTTACGGCCTTGCTCCCACTTCCGAAGTTCTAGTCCTTGGATGGGGCGTCACGAAG ATGTCTCAGAAGTTACCATATCAACCAGTGTTTCTAAATCGAAAACTTCTACCTGTTTATCCGAATGTATTTTGCAAGGAGGTATATGGAGA GAAATTTATATCATCTAAGATGTTTTGCGCCGGTACGTTTACAACTGGGGAAGGAGCTTGCGAT CATGATGCCGGTGGTCCAGCAGTGTTAGCCGGGAAACTAGTGGGCATCATATCCTTTGGGCCAGCTGTCTGCGGGTATCCTAACGCTCCTACGGTATTCACTCTAGTCGGTGCATATGCTGATTGGATTGAAACGATCAATGAAACG ATGCCTGACTACTACCGCGGCAAGAAACGCACGACAACAGTGGATCCCTTCCAGTATTTCCCGGAGCTGAAGATCAAGAAGAAGAGGCAGACTTATTTACCTGTTACGGAAACTGAATCGCTTGAGGTGGACACGACGACTTCCACTACCACCACAGAAATAAGAACAGATCCTACAATAGTTACAACTACATTACCGACGTTGAGGCAAAAGAAGAGGTTGAAAATGGCGGACGATTCTGACGTGGATGGATTTAGTAttgatttgaaataa